In Wolbachia endosymbiont of Aedes albopictus, one DNA window encodes the following:
- a CDS encoding heme o synthase — protein sequence MYTSVLLNVESTILDFWRLLKPRIMYLVVFTAVAGMVTAPGSMHPFLALISIICVALGSGSAGAINMWYDRDIDLLMKRTKNRPIPSGRVLAESALEFGITLGILSVFIMAIAVNYISAALLAVSILFYVFVYTIWLKRRTPQNIVIGGAAGAFPPMIGWAAVTNSVSWESFILFLVIFMWTPPHFWALSLNKSEDYASASIPMFNIVYGPEKTRKYILIYSVLLVLTSLLPALFLKKALLYLSMAIFAGCIFIWYAISILRFKNHNSQKQMFSYSISYLFSLFASIIFCSIDLF from the coding sequence ATGTACACAAGTGTTTTGCTAAATGTTGAATCAACAATACTGGATTTTTGGCGTTTGCTGAAGCCAAGGATAATGTACCTTGTGGTATTTACTGCAGTTGCTGGTATGGTTACTGCACCAGGTAGTATGCACCCTTTTCTAGCACTAATATCTATTATATGTGTTGCTCTTGGCTCAGGATCTGCAGGTGCTATAAATATGTGGTATGACAGAGACATAGATCTGCTCATGAAAAGGACAAAAAACCGCCCTATACCCTCAGGCAGAGTTCTTGCAGAAAGTGCGCTTGAATTTGGTATAACTCTTGGAATATTGTCAGTATTTATCATGGCAATAGCAGTAAACTATATTTCTGCTGCTTTGCTTGCAGTTAGCATATTATTTTACGTTTTCGTATATACAATTTGGCTAAAAAGGCGTACTCCGCAGAATATCGTTATCGGTGGTGCAGCGGGTGCTTTTCCTCCAATGATTGGCTGGGCAGCTGTGACTAATTCTGTCAGTTGGGAAAGTTTCATTTTATTTTTAGTAATTTTTATGTGGACTCCACCACACTTTTGGGCCCTATCTTTAAATAAGTCTGAAGACTATGCAAGTGCATCGATTCCAATGTTCAATATTGTTTATGGTCCGGAAAAAACAAGAAAATATATATTAATTTATAGTGTGTTGCTGGTATTAACCAGCTTGCTTCCAGCTCTATTTTTGAAAAAGGCTTTACTTTATCTAAGCATGGCAATTTTTGCAGGTTGCATCTTTATTTGGTACGCTATATCAATTCTCAGATTCAAGAACCACAACTCACAGAAACAAATGTTTTCTTATTCAATTTCTTATCTATTTTCCCTATTCGCCAGTATTATTTTTTGTTCTATTGATTTATTTTAG
- the rnhA gene encoding ribonuclease HI produces MSKKEVIIYTDGACSGNPGAGGWAAIILFQDYRKDIYGKEENTTNNKMELTAVINGLKALKFSCNINLYTDSLYIKHGITEWINKWKVNGWKTSNKKSVKNMELWKELDNVASQHEIDWKWVKAHSGNKYNEEADSLARKAIIDA; encoded by the coding sequence ATGAGCAAAAAGGAAGTGATAATATACACGGATGGAGCGTGTTCTGGTAATCCTGGAGCGGGAGGATGGGCAGCTATCATATTATTTCAAGATTATAGAAAGGACATTTATGGTAAAGAAGAAAATACCACAAACAATAAAATGGAGTTAACAGCGGTGATCAATGGGCTGAAAGCGTTAAAATTTTCTTGTAATATTAATTTATATACGGATAGTCTTTATATTAAGCATGGCATAACAGAGTGGATAAATAAGTGGAAAGTGAATGGCTGGAAAACAAGTAATAAAAAATCAGTAAAAAATATGGAATTGTGGAAAGAGCTAGATAACGTTGCTTCACAACACGAAATTGATTGGAAGTGGGTTAAAGCACACAGTGGCAATAAATATAATGAGGAGGCTGATAGTTTAGCAAGAAAAGCAATAATCGATGCTTAA
- a CDS encoding AsmA-like C-terminal domain-containing protein, whose protein sequence is MLKKITILFSVVLLFILCFFIFFKPLEININYINFYVKHKISKIFVGSSVNMENTSVVWQKDGKDPYLVITDLAIANPNFTIKVPELFVHFKLSSLFKASTNLSQVSADNVHVCINQKEADFKAVNFNLQNSVKTIREFFFDLNADSKIEFTNIAIDKSTEDEFFIDKLYIGKGEDFNVLDIHVNTKDGKGLLDDLSITVKNRNNLLNVYGTFYDLKLGLLSEFSTLVKSYNLDKNIGFKGSFSVKINKKDEIVDGNIYVLNTENYLNKNLALTNVNINLTYSDGIISVKNFHFKLNDTYLSLIGKMNFSTSHALLRINISKFAAKDLCTYVPDGVVNSKFKSWYCDNINGDVSNTIVSFNGKINNLVNDDLSDIVIVADIENGSVKFDEDFEQVKELKGDLIIKNNDLEITVNSAKFQNFTINGGDIEMKSLNKENSVLTINGQAVSDAYGLYEPIRFKLDDVVKIERDKVSGMAKSIFNFRIFNLNADDKKVDFSANFHSEIDNLAVYNASLGKYDIKLSFGSDFIDLNGSGMVNNTQLLFDLKSSNRNESFAWNLTGDLPAQILDFDENIGGYVNTNIESVINQDKTGYVNGNMDLLELESRSSYFGWKNRFEDHNKVLFSVKLKGADELLIDRLDVIGDDLDIKFSGRVGNGNLYLNSSNFKLPDNDFSIEIESDKEKNAITIYGEKINLSDILGLLGKNNNGLNKDIEISMNVDNVIMKEGVVIKNAKLNVTCTKGNCNGSQFTGQFLEDSSNILAEHSGIGLEIYADNAGILSRSLGISKSVKNGKLSLYLSPQRENEEHYGMLSISNFYIKDAPLLTTLLSMSSLPGIVNAIKDEGVYFYKCNVPFSYKDGSVEIEESWLEGAELGISTSGKLDIRNYKFQVKGQVIPAYSINKSLLKIPIIGKFLTGGKSRGIVSIDYKASGDDKNNNVSVDLISSLTPNLLKRLLGVFDRIMTKTNEAVIGGLKGGVKKKFGST, encoded by the coding sequence ATGCTTAAAAAAATTACTATATTATTTTCCGTAGTTTTATTGTTCATATTGTGCTTCTTTATTTTTTTTAAGCCTTTAGAAATCAATATTAATTATATTAATTTTTATGTTAAACATAAAATATCAAAAATATTTGTTGGCTCAAGCGTTAATATGGAGAATACCTCAGTTGTTTGGCAGAAAGATGGCAAGGATCCGTACTTAGTCATTACAGATTTGGCAATAGCAAACCCTAATTTTACTATAAAAGTTCCTGAGCTTTTTGTACATTTTAAGTTAAGTTCCTTATTTAAAGCCAGCACAAATCTCTCTCAGGTTTCAGCTGATAATGTGCATGTATGTATCAATCAGAAAGAAGCTGACTTTAAAGCAGTAAATTTTAATCTGCAAAACTCAGTAAAAACAATAAGGGAATTTTTTTTTGACTTAAATGCGGATTCAAAAATTGAATTTACTAACATCGCTATTGATAAAAGCACAGAAGATGAATTTTTTATTGATAAATTATATATAGGGAAGGGGGAAGATTTTAATGTTTTAGATATTCATGTGAATACAAAAGATGGAAAGGGATTGTTGGACGATTTATCAATTACGGTAAAAAATCGCAACAATTTGTTAAATGTGTACGGGACATTTTATGATCTAAAATTGGGACTATTGAGCGAGTTTTCTACATTAGTTAAAAGCTACAATTTGGACAAAAATATAGGATTCAAAGGAAGCTTCTCAGTGAAAATTAATAAAAAGGATGAAATTGTAGATGGAAATATATACGTATTGAATACAGAAAATTATTTGAACAAAAATTTGGCCTTAACTAATGTAAATATAAATTTAACATATAGTGATGGAATTATTAGTGTAAAAAACTTCCATTTTAAGTTAAATGATACGTATCTCTCTTTAATAGGCAAGATGAACTTTAGTACAAGTCATGCTTTGCTTAGAATTAATATTAGCAAGTTTGCTGCAAAGGATTTATGTACTTATGTACCAGATGGTGTAGTGAATAGTAAATTTAAAAGCTGGTATTGTGATAATATTAATGGGGATGTTTCAAATACCATTGTAAGTTTCAATGGCAAAATTAACAATTTGGTTAATGACGATCTGTCAGACATTGTAATTGTTGCTGATATAGAAAATGGTAGCGTAAAATTTGATGAAGATTTTGAGCAAGTAAAGGAACTAAAGGGTGATTTGATTATCAAGAATAACGATCTTGAGATTACTGTAAATAGCGCTAAGTTTCAAAATTTCACTATTAATGGTGGTGATATTGAAATGAAATCTCTCAATAAGGAAAATTCAGTTCTAACCATTAATGGCCAAGCTGTAAGTGATGCGTATGGTTTATATGAGCCTATAAGATTTAAGCTGGATGATGTGGTGAAGATTGAAAGGGATAAAGTAAGTGGAATGGCAAAATCTATATTTAATTTTCGCATTTTTAATCTAAATGCTGATGACAAAAAAGTAGACTTCTCAGCAAATTTTCATTCTGAAATTGACAATTTGGCCGTCTATAATGCAAGTCTTGGTAAATATGACATTAAGCTTAGTTTTGGCAGTGACTTTATAGATTTAAATGGTAGTGGTATGGTGAATAACACACAGCTATTATTTGACCTGAAAAGTAGCAATAGGAATGAAAGTTTTGCCTGGAATTTGACCGGAGATTTACCCGCTCAAATACTTGATTTTGATGAAAATATAGGTGGCTATGTCAATACAAATATAGAATCGGTGATAAATCAAGATAAGACGGGATATGTTAATGGTAATATGGATTTATTAGAGCTTGAATCACGTTCAAGTTATTTTGGGTGGAAAAATCGTTTTGAAGATCACAATAAAGTTTTGTTCTCTGTAAAATTAAAAGGTGCCGATGAATTGTTAATAGACAGATTAGATGTTATAGGAGATGACCTAGATATAAAATTCAGCGGAAGAGTAGGAAATGGAAATTTATATTTAAATTCTAGTAATTTTAAATTGCCTGATAATGATTTTAGTATAGAAATTGAATCAGATAAAGAAAAAAATGCCATAACTATTTATGGTGAGAAAATCAATTTGAGTGATATTTTAGGCTTGCTTGGCAAAAACAATAATGGATTAAACAAAGATATAGAAATTAGTATGAATGTTGACAATGTAATTATGAAAGAAGGCGTCGTTATCAAAAATGCTAAGCTGAATGTAACCTGTACTAAAGGTAATTGCAATGGAAGTCAATTTACAGGACAGTTTCTAGAAGATAGCAGCAACATACTAGCGGAACACAGTGGAATAGGGCTCGAAATATATGCGGATAATGCAGGTATACTTTCGCGTTCCTTAGGCATTAGTAAATCAGTCAAAAATGGTAAACTTTCTCTTTATCTATCTCCTCAAAGAGAAAATGAAGAACATTATGGCATGTTATCTATTAGTAATTTTTATATCAAAGATGCTCCACTACTCACTACTTTATTATCGATGTCTTCGCTTCCTGGTATTGTGAATGCTATAAAGGATGAAGGTGTATACTTTTATAAATGTAATGTACCTTTCTCATACAAAGATGGCTCTGTCGAAATTGAAGAATCTTGGCTTGAAGGGGCGGAATTAGGCATTAGCACTAGCGGTAAGCTCGACATTAGAAATTATAAATTCCAAGTTAAAGGACAGGTAATACCAGCATATTCAATTAATAAATCTTTGTTAAAAATTCCTATAATTGGGAAATTTCTTACTGGCGGGAAAAGTAGGGGAATCGTTTCAATAGACTATAAAGCAAGTGGTGATGACAAAAACAATAACGTATCTGTTGATCTTATCTCTTCGCTAACTCCAAACCTATTAAAGAGGTTATTGGGAGTGTTTGATCGCATTATGACAAAAACCAACGAAGCTGTCATCGGTGGCTTAAAAGGTGGTGTGAAAAAGAAATTTGGTTCGACATGA